From Osmerus mordax isolate fOsmMor3 chromosome 8, fOsmMor3.pri, whole genome shotgun sequence, a single genomic window includes:
- the LOC136948044 gene encoding uncharacterized protein C14orf132-like, whose product MDLSFMAAQIPVMTGAFMDSSPNDDYSTDHSLFNSSASVHAASMGAHSQQEEPQSMSRDAIWLWIAITATIGNIVVVGVVYAFTF is encoded by the coding sequence ATCCCTGTCATGACGGGGGCCTTCATGGACTCGTCTCCCAATGACGACTACAGTACCGACCACTCCCTCTTCAACTCTTCCGCCAGCGTCCACGCCGCCTCCATGGGGGCCCACAGCCAGCAGGAggagccgcagtccatgtcccGTGACGCCATCTGGCTGTGGATTGCCATCACTGCCACCATAGGGAATATTGTGGTTGTGGGCGTCGTTTACGCCTTCACTTTCTGA